TATGGGTAAGAAATTCAACTCAGAGCTGTTTTAATATTAGTTCCAATCAAAGTAAAAGCAGCAATTTGTCAACTAATAACTGAGGATACTGAAGTTTGTCAGACAAGTCATTTTCATACTCGTTATCTTAACAAAGCATGCAATTCTTTAACCTTGTACTTCTCTTTTGCTTTGATTTCTTCCATTTGCTTGGCAGCCAACCGCTTGGCTTCCAAAGGATCAACCATGATCACTTCATTACTTGAGTCTCTTTTCCTTGAAGAGACCTgtagcaaaacaaaacacaaatcatgcatcagaagaaaaagacaaaaaaaaaagaagcataaatttcctttttcttgggGTGCACGTTAATTActaatagaaagaaaaaatgtaacacgaaaaaccaaaatttccCCATTTAGCTTCAATTGGATCATGTGGTAAGGTCAACcattgacaaaaaaagaaatcgaTAAGGTTGTCAACTGCACATCAAAGGAAAATTGAAAGATGCAACTTGATTGACTTCTAAATGACTTTGGATGTGAATTTTGCTAAGATTCTGAAAATACTAAGCTATTATATAGTAAGGCATAGACAGACTAACTTGTATCAACTCAACATCCTTATTTGCAGCTTGAGCCACTAAACAGAAATTGATTGCTTATATTCAGGAGATGAATTACCAATTGTATTGAACAAGAATGAACATCCTTGTTGGAACCTGCTCAACTTTTAAGGAGGTATAGCAAGCACATTGTGTATTCCTGATGAATGAACGAAGAATTGGTGAAATGCAGCCAACACAAGGTACTTTGGTTATCTTGATGATTgcactttaatttaatttctagaGATTACTTTTTGAACAAATTAGAACACTCAAAGGAGAAGAGGAATTTAAGTATCTGCATCAGGCACCAGTACAACTGTGAAAGATAGAATTGCACTTAAAGTCTTAAACCCCAACCCAGATGCAATCAATATTACCTTCTGAGCAAATATTTTCCTGCTGGGGCTTTTGTCTGCACTACTTGATATTAAAGTTTGACAAACTGATGGCTTCATGCATAATTAAGTAACCAAGCAATTAACTATGATATCTAGAATCTAGACATCCTGCTATCTCAACACTCATTGATTAAACCACCAACTACATACCTAAATAATCTTTGACCATATTCAAACCAAATATATTGGTGTTATACATGTGGAATCCTTGAGTTGATGCATACATTAGGATTGGCCAAAATTTGAAGAGCATGGCCATTGGCTCTGTAAGCAACTACATTTCCACCTTGTTGTCTTTTCCATCCCCAcctgtaaaaaataaaataaaataaaatagaatagaattctaaaatatTGTAAGTGAGAAACAAGCTAAGAAATTTAGCCTTAAAATCCTCAATCATATAAGAACCATCAGTGAACCGATAACTACACTGACTGAGAGTTCTAGGACAGATGCGCATCCAGTGATGGAGAAGACCATCTTATACTCTATCCAATTTGTGTTCATATTCACATTCTTCATTGGGGATTCATATATCACTACAGAATATAGTGCTCGTCCCAAGCCACATCAAGTGAAGTCAAAAGTCATTAACTGCATTATGCATAGaaatttctttgcttttctttgaCACTCTTTCACCACTAAAAATGCTAAAAAAAGATTCAAAAACTCCCCcaaaaagaaccaaaagagGCTGCAAAGTGTAATCTTTCAACTTCATGAGTCCTCCCTCCCTCGTTATCACTCCCtctccgtctctctctctttctcatattATTGTTAACAAAGAAGGCTGtaaaaacaggaaaacacttGGACTAACGCATCTCTAAAGTGCACAACTATTAAACTCAGAAAACCACTCAAACACTCGGATTAATGCATTCGCACTAAACACCACACTCTTGCAAGTCCGCCCAATTTTTCTAAATGTGATAAACTTAAATCACAGGAAAAGATAGTACAGTCTGGGACTAATAAAAATCCTtaaacaggaaaaaaaaaaaaataccattaTTTGAtgtcatgaaaaagaaaaggaagacaGAATGTCCATTTTCTTCATATAATTAAGTTCTTTGACGCCCGAATATGTGGCTGATGaaagtttaaaattttcattttcattttcattttgttcttttcccAACGATTTCTTCAGCAAAcaagtagaagaaaaagaaacattatccagtagcaaaaaaaaacaccaaataaTACATAAATCTACGTGCTAGCCGTAAATGGTAAAATGGGTATTTGAGATTAGGGATTGCAAGCTCCACACAGATTAAAGTTCTTCTCTTtcgttttttcattttctcaacAGCCAAACATAAAGTGaatagaaattaaagaaacgAGCAGATTATTCAACATACTAGAGCAAATATAGAAATGGGTTGGTGCGTTTAATccttcaaacaaaaaaatttcatattttcttttacaagAAATCACTCGGCAGAGAGCAGAGAGGTGAAGAAAATCTGAGACTTGGAGTGAAAAGGGAAATGGTTTGGGAAGATAAAGGATGGGACTTACTTGTGGAGAGTTGCAGAAGGATGGTAATTGGGAAAGGATGAGCCTTGAGTGAAGAGAAGGTGGCCTCCATTGATAGGTAGCAGAGATGTGGACGACATCTTCAGCCCTTTCTTACgtgttcttttcttctctaccGATTTCGGTTTTGATATTCACaatttgaccaaaaaggaaaatttatattcacaattaatttttttaaagagtaATTTTCACTTTTACCCCTTAACTTTCTCAATGCGAAACTTCTAAATTCGGGGTGCGAAAATCcctcaaaataaaaacttggGGTGCGtgcgaaaaagaaaaacttttaAATTGGAGTGCAAGGTAGCACAAACTAATTTCTACAGTCGAGGAGCCAATTTCATGGTTAGTTGACTAAAAGCCCAAATTATCAAAGCCAGCTTAGATGGCTACAACCCAACAATGGTATGTCGAAGGCCCAAAAGCCCATGATGCTTTGTGAAGGTCGTATGAACGTCAAATATTGGACCCAAGGGCTAGAGGTGATTTGGTATGATCATCAGGCAGAACGGTAAAATATCCTATAACAttagttttcacttttcaatGTTGCAAAAACCCCTTGCCATCTACAAGGTTAATTGAATTATATGTTTGTGTCGGCACGGTTCATGATAGTTCGTCATATAAAAAAGTTGCAGAGAATACTTCGTCAAGCCTCAACATGTATTCTCATGCCTTTACTCTGGTCACCAATGAGTGCCAATTGAAGCCTAGGGGACTTATTCTTTGCATCTAAAACTTTTACAGGCCTAAACAACAGATATATGTTATACATCTGAAATTacttactatatatatatatatatatatatatatatacatacgaGAGCCCTCAAGCGCTAGCCTGTTAGTAAGTTAATATGATGCTAACTGCTCGTTTGCCTCACTCTAGAATGTCATCTTATGATCCGAACCATTCAACTTTTAAGTCATCATTCGAAAAACaccattacaaaaaaattagtcAAATCTGAAATCATTTCAcaatttgattattattgGAAATATTTTCCTTCAAGGGAATTATTTGGGTACAATATAAGTAAAAGACcgtaaaatattgaaaaacaGACATCCCTTCATCATGGTGCATCTGCACTGAGAAGTGGAGTGGAGTCAGTAAAGGCCACTTTAGTATATTCCGTGCTTGGTTTCCTTTCAACCTCTTCTCCATGAGTCTTCTTGCACTCATAGTAGAGGACTGTGTATGACATGTATAAAAACATTGTGATCAGGCAGGTTATAGAATATGAGAAGAGAGATGGAATCATTCTTGCATTCTCTGGAAAGGCTACAGTCCCAATCGTCACCAAACCATTGAACATAGACATAGAGAATGCTACAAAAAGATTCAGAAAAAATCCACGTAGCTTTGATCCCTTGACAAGGCGTGCAGCTTTTCCAAGAGCCTCAATGCCACATATATCTTCCAGTACCGAAACAACGAGGGCTAAATTCCAGACAACATCTAGATAAGTTCGGAAAAATAGAGCTACAACCAATAAGATCATAGAGAAAGCCAGTATAGTGAATGTAATATTGAAAATCAGCACTAGTAAAAGAAGCAGAAGTGCTACTAGAAGACCATAGCCTAGATCAAGCAGCCTTATGTATAACCAACTGACAACCGTTCTCTTCATCGATTTCACTGCCCGTAATAGAAGTTCCACGGTAGATAAGTCTTTTCTGCAGTATGTTACTGCTGATCCTATGATTGAAGATGTTATGAAGAATAACGAGATAAAAGAGAACgcacaaatgaaaataaacGCTAGTCCAGCATATAACCGGAGGTAATCTGTCATAGTGAACAGAATGTTGGTCAATTCGGCGCTAGTGGTGGTATTATTAACTTGTAGACTCTTTGCTTTGGTGGAAAGTACTTTGATgcagattttaaaaaaaaccatgaggatagaatcaagaaaaattataaGCAGCGTGACGGAAGACATGAGCTTCaaatttttgggaaaaagTTTCGAGACGTCCCTTACCATTCTCAGAAAATCCAGAAGCATATGAAACCCCATTAGGAATGGAAGATGTATATTCTTCAAACCAATATTTGCCACCATTGTAGGTTTGTGTCAAGTTTGAAAACTAACACTCACTTCTATCACACTCTCAAAGCAGAGAAGATTTAATTTCCAGAACTTGATGCACAACAGAATGGTTTGGCAGCTTTATATAGGAGAGACTAATGAAgaatggaaaaaaattaaatggtggtGAATACAAGGGGATGGTGAAAACAATGTACAACTTTgtggaaaaataataataacacgTCACAATCATCAAagcttttgatttgtttttatctttcGAACGTTGCCCCTCAAATCAAAACGGTTTTATGCCGAAGCATTTCTTTTAAATTGGCTTAGCGGAGATGTTAGCCACTTGCTCTATGGTTTGACAATCGTTTTAATTTTGCTTCACATGGTCCCTGAAAAGAGGAAACTTTGTGtcgatatatatatgtttgattCTTATGTCATGTTCTACAGATTTGTTTGTTGCGCAGAGCAAACAGGGGTGTTGACAATATTAAACTATTGTCCATAATCTTGATGTTTCCGAAGATCTCTTTCATGCATTTCTAATAGGACAATACCAGTCAATTTTCAGCCATATCGAAATCATTTCACATGGTTGCTTGAATTATGCAAACACTTCTTCACTATTTCCTTTGTGTAGCAGATCATCAACATGAAGATGAAATATTAGAAATTCACCCTCTTCCATAGGTAGACAGAATGTGAATCCGTTTTGTTGGAGGTAATTGTCCGTACAAGCCCCTAATCCATACAAGGCCAGCTTAGACGCTCAAAAGAAATGAATGCTATTGTTTAACCTTGCTGCTCTTGTTTTAAGAAGACAAAAAAGTATTGCATCAGATTCAAAGGAACAGTTTCTCTTGTTCTAATTACCTTGCTTCATGGTTTATCGTATGTAGGAAACACGGTTGATACATGATAggcaaggtctaaaatattgatgatatcggaaatatcggtagtccaaaaatatggaaatttcgatggaaatatcgggatattatcgatatcgataaaaattgaataaaaaccacggaaattgtaagaaaaacttggaaatttttattgaaactttggagaatgtttatttagtcaattatctatgagtttatcacaaaaaaatagaagaaaatgcattgcatgatggacttaactaatttaagttgatcaTACAGCAAGCGGGCAAACACtatgagtgtaaaaaatatgtaataattaatgaaaaaagattaaatacaccgtaatcatttatatataatgatttactataatattttacactgTATACGTTgaatggtaagatacatgagtgacttagtaccacatagagttcctacgaggttcaaatttttcactatcttcatcatctgtATGTGTAgaataagtgtattgtgaagagtagtcatcaaatgataaatccccaaaatagttttgcatgtaattgttaacataccacccatataaatataaatattttagcatattatcacaaaaacataagtgatatggtgtttaaggtgttggaggagtaaaatgggaggggttcatatcccctttgtgcttttttctcccctttttcccttttttttttaaaaaaactttttttccttaacatcgatattttcg
The window above is part of the Prunus dulcis chromosome 1, ALMONDv2, whole genome shotgun sequence genome. Proteins encoded here:
- the LOC117616594 gene encoding uncharacterized protein LOC117616594 isoform X2, translated to MSSTSLLPINGGHLLFTQGSSFPNYHPSATLHKWGWKRQQGGNVVAYRANGHALQILANPNVSSRKRDSSNEVIMVDPLEAKRLAAKQMEEIKAKEKYKRKRQIEAINGAWAMIGLTAGLVIEAQTGKGILDQLVGYCNAIVNIFMPQ
- the LOC117616594 gene encoding uncharacterized protein LOC117616594 isoform X1; translated protein: MSSTSLLPINGGHLLFTQGSSFPNYHPSATLHKWGWKRQQGGNVVAYRANGHALQILANPNVSSRKRDSSNEVIMVDPLEAKRLAAKQMEEIKAKEKYKRKRQIEAINGAWAMIGLTAGLVIEAQTGKGILDQVKLLYWLLCAHLHCDFTRTHQFIG